The following coding sequences lie in one Agarivorans sp. Alg241-V36 genomic window:
- a CDS encoding class I SAM-dependent methyltransferase: MDTRTKFWDKHASSYAKRAISDIPSYEKKLALSREYFSKDATAIEVGCGTGSTALLHAPYLKQILATDISAGMLDIAERKRQEQQIENLSFQQATVEELVVDEPVDIVFALNLIHLLEDQEAAIATMKSWLKPGGVLISSTACLGDRMKFFKLIGPIGKALGLMPLVRVFTEQALLDSFQQQGFSIDTKWRPEKALSVFLVARA, from the coding sequence ATGGATACACGCACCAAGTTTTGGGACAAACATGCCAGCTCTTACGCTAAACGCGCTATTTCAGATATTCCCAGCTATGAGAAAAAACTAGCACTTAGCCGCGAGTACTTTTCTAAAGATGCTACGGCCATTGAAGTGGGATGTGGCACTGGCTCAACCGCTTTACTGCATGCCCCATATCTAAAGCAGATACTCGCCACCGATATCTCAGCTGGCATGCTAGATATCGCGGAGCGAAAACGCCAAGAACAGCAAATAGAAAACCTGAGTTTTCAGCAAGCAACAGTCGAAGAGTTAGTGGTAGATGAACCGGTAGACATTGTCTTTGCGCTTAACCTGATTCACCTATTGGAAGACCAAGAAGCCGCCATTGCAACTATGAAAAGCTGGCTAAAACCAGGTGGAGTGCTCATTAGTAGCACTGCTTGTTTAGGTGACAGAATGAAGTTTTTTAAGCTTATTGGCCCAATCGGTAAAGCCTTAGGCCTGATGCCATTAGTAAGGGTGTTTACCGAGCAAGCGCTGTTAGACAGCTTTCAACAGCAAGGCTTTAGCATCGACACCAAGTGGCGCCCAGAAAAAGCCCTATCGGTGTTCTTGGTGGCGCGAGCTTAA
- a CDS encoding LysR family transcriptional regulator has translation MDRRSINFDWNRARAFLVTAEEGSLSAAARALAMTQPTLSRQVTALEQELGVSLFERVGGRLSLTASGVELLSHAQAMGQAANNLSLSASGRAEAIEGEVCISASEAVAAFVLPSIVEKLRLHAPGVRVEIVASNDSSDLLRREADIAIRAYQPTELDLIARRLADIDVHLYAAKSYLAKWPQPRTIQSLADAKFLAFHKDDELINELAKLGFSLKQSNFPTVVSNHLVQWELVKQGIGIGFMLEQVGDNEPLVERAFPSLAAIATPSWLVVHRELNTSRRLRMVYDFLAEQLS, from the coding sequence ATGGATAGGCGTTCTATAAACTTTGACTGGAACAGAGCACGGGCTTTTTTGGTCACCGCTGAAGAGGGCTCTTTATCTGCCGCTGCACGAGCATTGGCGATGACTCAACCTACCTTAAGCCGGCAAGTAACGGCCTTAGAGCAGGAGCTGGGTGTTTCCTTGTTTGAGCGAGTGGGCGGCAGGCTAAGCTTAACCGCCAGTGGTGTTGAGTTATTGTCACACGCTCAAGCCATGGGCCAAGCGGCTAATAACTTGTCTTTATCCGCTTCTGGCAGAGCAGAAGCCATCGAAGGTGAGGTATGTATTTCGGCTTCGGAAGCTGTGGCTGCCTTTGTTCTGCCGAGTATTGTTGAAAAACTTCGACTACACGCCCCCGGAGTTCGAGTAGAAATTGTCGCCAGCAATGATTCTAGCGACTTATTACGCCGAGAAGCAGATATTGCCATTAGGGCGTATCAGCCTACGGAATTGGACTTGATTGCTCGCCGCCTTGCAGATATTGATGTGCATCTGTACGCGGCTAAAAGCTACTTGGCTAAGTGGCCGCAGCCTCGCACCATTCAAAGCCTAGCGGATGCAAAATTTCTCGCGTTTCATAAAGACGATGAGTTGATTAATGAGCTAGCTAAATTAGGCTTCTCGCTTAAGCAAAGTAACTTCCCTACCGTGGTGAGCAACCATTTAGTGCAGTGGGAATTGGTTAAGCAAGGCATAGGTATTGGCTTTATGCTCGAGCAGGTGGGCGATAATGAGCCGCTGGTCGAGCGTGCCTTTCCTTCTCTAGCGGCGATTGCCACACCCTCATGGCTGGTGGTTCATCGAGAGTTAAATACCAGCCGACGACTGCGCATGGTGTATGACTTTTTGGCCGAGCAACTAAGCTAG
- a CDS encoding NUDIX hydrolase, producing the protein MRLLKSTVHPDLGSLDGKALERIAARAIVLKGEEILLMYTERYHDYTLPGGGVDQGENLIEGLKRELSEETGAQNIRDIQAFGCYEEYRPWYKDDADYMHMLSYCYLCQIDDELADNALEDYEINNGMKPVWLNIHSAIAHNQETIANNPKAGMSVARETYLLQKVVAECLINSPLKQAV; encoded by the coding sequence ATGCGTTTATTAAAATCTACAGTTCACCCTGATCTTGGCTCTCTTGATGGCAAGGCTTTAGAGCGGATTGCTGCAAGAGCTATCGTTTTAAAAGGTGAAGAGATTTTATTGATGTATACCGAGCGTTACCATGATTACACCTTGCCTGGCGGTGGTGTTGATCAAGGCGAAAACCTAATTGAAGGCCTAAAGCGGGAGCTGAGTGAAGAAACTGGTGCTCAGAATATACGCGATATTCAGGCCTTTGGCTGCTATGAAGAATATCGCCCCTGGTATAAGGATGATGCTGATTATATGCATATGTTGTCCTACTGCTATTTGTGCCAGATTGATGACGAGCTTGCCGACAATGCTTTAGAAGACTATGAAATCAACAATGGTATGAAGCCGGTTTGGTTGAACATTCATAGCGCCATCGCGCATAACCAAGAGACTATCGCCAATAACCCAAAAGCGGGAATGTCGGTAGCCCGTGAGACCTACTTGCTGCAAAAAGTGGTGGCTGAATGTTTGATAAACTCGCCGCTTAAGCAGGCTGTTTAA
- a CDS encoding MurR/RpiR family transcriptional regulator — protein sequence MTKSACAFNQRIVEHYPQLSAKARVVADYLQHHPDKVLILSTAEIASACQVSKASVSRFFRQLGYQDHQQVCELLRQEREWGQPLLTSEASDTSEHSDLAAISQVFKQLEQIDCEALVKQISQAKRITIIGYRNSYPLALHFRQQLMQCRKQVYLLPVPGQSMGEELAQLNDKDLVIIIGIRRRPKLFTALIEQLQNLNCLLITDQSGQCYRTQVSQLLVCPMSNHSALDSYAAPMSLLAHLSNKVYDYLAHSAQTHSNQVSNNYQLLDELEAHN from the coding sequence ATGACAAAATCGGCCTGTGCATTTAATCAACGTATTGTTGAACACTACCCGCAGCTTTCGGCCAAAGCGCGTGTAGTAGCAGATTACTTGCAGCATCACCCCGATAAAGTACTGATTCTATCAACTGCTGAAATCGCCAGCGCTTGCCAAGTTTCTAAAGCCAGTGTGAGTCGGTTTTTCCGCCAACTGGGTTATCAAGACCATCAACAAGTCTGTGAGCTGTTACGCCAAGAGCGCGAATGGGGACAACCACTTTTAACCAGCGAAGCAAGCGATACTAGTGAACACAGTGACTTAGCCGCCATTAGCCAAGTATTTAAGCAGCTAGAACAGATAGACTGTGAGGCTTTAGTTAAGCAAATTAGCCAAGCTAAACGAATAACGATTATTGGCTATCGCAACAGCTATCCACTGGCGTTGCACTTTCGCCAGCAATTAATGCAGTGTCGTAAACAGGTGTATTTGTTGCCAGTTCCAGGCCAAAGCATGGGTGAGGAGCTAGCGCAACTCAACGATAAAGACTTAGTGATCATAATAGGTATTCGCCGCAGACCTAAGTTATTTACAGCGCTTATAGAGCAATTACAAAACCTGAATTGCCTGCTAATTACCGACCAAAGTGGCCAATGCTATCGCACTCAAGTAAGCCAATTATTAGTCTGTCCAATGAGCAATCATTCTGCCTTAGACAGCTATGCCGCGCCGATGAGCCTGCTCGCCCATTTGAGCAACAAGGTCTACGATTACTTAGCGCATTCAGCCCAAACCCATAGCAACCAAGTAAGCAATAATTATCAATTGCTTGATGAGCTAGAAGCTCACAACTAA
- a CDS encoding ureidoglycolate lyase: protein MKKLSLQPLSQAAFEPFGDVVACDSVSPFAINGGTTSRFHDLAELQASGSQAKLIVSIFRGQAFQLPLAINMLEHHPYGSQLFMPLSQRPYVVVVAKPGELDEDSICAFWAQPDQGVNYHSGVWHHPLISLQQTSDFLVIDRSGEEANCVEQQLSERIELQLA, encoded by the coding sequence ATGAAAAAACTCAGCTTACAGCCGCTTAGCCAAGCGGCCTTTGAGCCCTTTGGTGACGTAGTGGCTTGCGACAGTGTCTCGCCTTTTGCCATCAATGGCGGAACCACTAGTCGCTTCCATGATTTGGCCGAATTACAAGCCAGTGGCAGCCAGGCCAAGCTCATTGTCTCGATATTTCGCGGCCAAGCCTTTCAGCTACCACTCGCCATAAATATGCTGGAACACCACCCCTATGGCAGCCAGTTATTTATGCCCTTGTCCCAACGCCCTTATGTGGTGGTGGTGGCAAAACCTGGTGAGCTAGATGAAGATAGCATTTGCGCCTTTTGGGCGCAGCCTGATCAAGGGGTTAACTACCACAGCGGGGTATGGCATCACCCCTTGATTAGCTTGCAGCAAACTAGCGACTTTTTGGTGATTGATCGAAGCGGCGAAGAAGCAAACTGTGTGGAGCAGCAGCTAAGTGAACGTATCGAGTTGCAGCTAGCTTAG
- a CDS encoding amino acid ABC transporter ATP-binding protein: MSLVSIEQIHKYYGQHHVLKGIDLKIKAGEVISIIGRSGSGKSTLLRCINGLEPFQSGAIIVDKQAVSEDEKQLRQLSRSVGMVFQNFNLFPHMTAGENIMLAPKLVLGKNQQECRELAQEVLEKVGLADKFDQYPTSMSGGQQQRVAIARSLAMSPKVLLCDEITSALDPELVGEVLKVLEQLAAEGMTLILVTHEMNFARDVGDRVVFMHQGKVWETGDSKQVFAQPQTTELQSFISAVL; this comes from the coding sequence ATGTCACTGGTTAGTATTGAACAAATTCATAAATATTATGGCCAACACCACGTGCTAAAAGGCATAGACTTAAAAATTAAGGCTGGCGAAGTTATCTCAATTATTGGCCGTAGCGGCTCTGGCAAGAGTACCTTACTGCGTTGTATAAATGGCCTAGAGCCCTTTCAAAGTGGTGCCATTATTGTAGATAAACAAGCGGTAAGCGAAGACGAAAAGCAGCTTAGGCAACTTAGCCGCAGTGTAGGCATGGTATTTCAAAACTTTAACCTCTTCCCCCACATGACCGCTGGCGAAAACATTATGTTAGCGCCCAAGTTAGTACTGGGTAAAAACCAGCAAGAATGCCGCGAGCTAGCGCAAGAAGTGCTGGAAAAAGTGGGTTTAGCCGACAAGTTTGATCAATACCCCACCAGCATGTCGGGCGGCCAGCAGCAACGAGTAGCCATTGCCCGTTCGTTAGCGATGTCGCCTAAAGTATTGCTGTGTGACGAAATCACCTCGGCCCTCGATCCTGAGTTAGTAGGCGAAGTACTCAAAGTATTAGAGCAACTGGCCGCCGAAGGCATGACCCTCATTTTAGTCACCCACGAAATGAACTTTGCTCGCGACGTTGGTGATAGAGTGGTCTTTATGCACCAAGGAAAGGTGTGGGAAACCGGCGATAGCAAACAGGTGTTTGCCCAGCCCCAAACCACCGAGTTACAAAGCTTTATTTCTGCAGTGTTATAA
- a CDS encoding alkene reductase: MSLSTLFSPIKLGDIELKHRVVMAPLTRSRSAQPGDYPHELNVEYYSQRSSAALIISEATQVSAQAKGYAFTPGIHSEQQIAGWKKITDAVHAKGSKIVLQLWHVGRISHSVIQQDGSLPVAPSAIAAEGQAFTEQGFLDFETPRALETEELASIVEQFKQGAINAKKAGFDGVEIHAANGYLLDQFLKDGTNQRDDIYGGSIENRARLSLEVTQAVAEVWGAGRVGIRISPTGTFNSMSESNPQALFNYLVEQLSPMKLAYLHVVENFAGASSEGFDFGQLRSRFAGAYMANGGYSANSAEQAIAEDNADVVSFGSPFIANPDLPERFKQDAELNELDQDTLYGGDAKGYTDYPFLMSVSS, encoded by the coding sequence ATGTCTTTAAGTACACTATTTTCGCCAATTAAACTGGGCGATATTGAACTGAAACATCGTGTTGTTATGGCGCCACTTACCCGCTCTCGCTCCGCTCAACCAGGCGACTACCCCCACGAGCTTAATGTGGAATACTATTCTCAACGTTCGAGTGCAGCGCTGATTATTAGCGAAGCTACTCAGGTTTCTGCGCAAGCTAAAGGCTATGCGTTTACACCGGGTATTCATAGCGAACAACAAATCGCTGGGTGGAAAAAAATTACCGATGCTGTGCATGCCAAGGGCTCTAAAATTGTGCTGCAGCTATGGCATGTTGGGCGCATTTCTCATTCGGTGATTCAGCAAGATGGCAGCTTGCCGGTAGCGCCATCGGCGATAGCCGCTGAAGGGCAAGCCTTTACTGAACAGGGATTTCTAGATTTTGAAACGCCGCGAGCGCTAGAAACAGAAGAGCTAGCTTCAATTGTTGAGCAGTTTAAACAAGGTGCGATTAACGCTAAAAAAGCAGGCTTCGACGGCGTAGAAATTCACGCCGCCAACGGCTACTTGCTGGATCAGTTTCTTAAAGACGGAACTAACCAGCGCGACGACATTTACGGCGGCTCTATCGAAAATCGAGCGCGCCTAAGCTTAGAAGTCACTCAAGCGGTGGCAGAGGTATGGGGAGCGGGCAGAGTGGGGATTAGAATCTCTCCAACTGGCACTTTTAATTCTATGTCCGAGAGTAATCCTCAAGCTTTGTTTAACTACTTAGTTGAGCAGCTCAGTCCAATGAAGCTTGCTTATCTTCACGTGGTAGAAAATTTTGCAGGTGCGAGTAGTGAAGGCTTTGATTTTGGCCAACTACGCAGCCGTTTCGCTGGCGCTTACATGGCTAATGGAGGCTACAGTGCCAATAGTGCTGAGCAAGCCATTGCAGAAGATAACGCCGACGTGGTGTCGTTTGGTTCGCCGTTTATTGCTAACCCCGACCTACCCGAGCGCTTTAAGCAAGATGCTGAGCTAAATGAACTAGATCAAGACACCTTATATGGTGGCGACGCGAAAGGTTATACCGATTACCCCTTTCTAATGAGTGTAAGCTCTTAA
- the alc gene encoding allantoicase: MSQAITAPAATDAPAFSQQCVNLADSRLGSQIIAVSDDFFAKAERMLNHLPALFYPDKYDDNGKWMDGWESRRRRDAGHDWCIVKLGVAGTVKGLQLDTSFFTGNFAPAASVEACYCEQDTPPSDAQWHSILSASALSADNHHFFEVSAEQPISHLKINIFPDGGIARLRVFGHPIPQHSSEQSIDLVALKNGGRVIGYNDAHYGTPSNLLAPGKGVNMGDGWETRRRREPGNDWCIIALGQAGDVDEIEVATTHFKGNFPDKLSIQAANIQDPNDLSLISQSMFWQELLPVQSLSADNDHHFSQLNPLGTITHIRVNIYPDGGISRLRLWGKSV; the protein is encoded by the coding sequence ATGAGCCAAGCTATAACTGCCCCAGCCGCCACCGATGCGCCAGCCTTTAGCCAACAGTGCGTGAATTTAGCCGACAGCCGCTTAGGCAGCCAAATTATCGCCGTTAGTGATGACTTTTTTGCCAAAGCTGAGCGCATGCTTAACCACTTGCCGGCCCTGTTTTATCCAGACAAATATGATGATAACGGCAAATGGATGGACGGATGGGAAAGTCGCCGCCGCCGTGATGCAGGTCACGACTGGTGCATAGTTAAACTAGGCGTTGCAGGCACCGTAAAAGGACTACAACTAGACACTAGCTTTTTTACCGGTAACTTTGCCCCAGCCGCCAGCGTAGAAGCCTGCTACTGCGAGCAAGATACACCGCCAAGTGATGCACAATGGCACAGTATTCTGTCTGCCAGCGCTTTAAGTGCCGACAACCACCACTTTTTTGAAGTGAGCGCCGAGCAGCCTATTAGTCATTTAAAAATTAATATTTTCCCCGATGGTGGTATTGCCCGTTTGCGGGTATTTGGCCACCCTATTCCACAGCATTCAAGCGAGCAAAGCATTGATTTAGTGGCTCTTAAAAACGGTGGCAGAGTCATTGGATACAATGACGCGCATTATGGCACGCCCAGCAATCTACTTGCGCCAGGCAAAGGCGTTAACATGGGCGATGGTTGGGAGACTCGCCGCCGTCGAGAACCGGGCAACGATTGGTGCATTATCGCTTTAGGCCAAGCCGGGGACGTAGATGAAATTGAAGTGGCCACCACTCACTTTAAAGGTAACTTCCCCGATAAGCTGTCGATACAAGCTGCCAATATTCAAGATCCTAACGACTTGAGCCTAATTAGCCAAAGCATGTTCTGGCAAGAGTTATTGCCCGTCCAGTCACTTAGCGCCGACAATGATCATCACTTTAGCCAGCTAAACCCACTAGGCACAATCACCCATATTCGGGTGAATATTTACCCTGATGGCGGCATTAGTCGCCTGCGCTTATGGGGTAAATCCGTTTAA